From a region of the Paenibacillus sp. R14(2021) genome:
- a CDS encoding GerAB/ArcD/ProY family transporter codes for MMRALITHFQLALLLANFVVTTSFIQFPITQVVPAGSNGWFVFFLIVPFPVLLILLGLKGYQKLPTWNLFSDQRKKHPAAEKGMAMLFIFFITLLLLNDVQSFISAIQLALLPMTSTIMTTIIIMLLVSYVAKKGIGTIANFNGLFFFPFVLVMSINPINLLPKIDFLNVVPILNPNTYFSLMQAVYNAVPWAGEIVILYFILGHMQPLKYLRLAAVTGTIGGLAFLYVIIFLEIGVFGSDLLSTQVHPTLSLIRELAFTEQFDRLDLVLFLFWIPTVFAKLSLEVYVLFRSIQIVFGIPNNNLIYLIGVVFGLLRAFFFRDNMNHYQFFLKANSLGGIMTGAVELLIVLGVIILLRLNNPKETEQP; via the coding sequence ATGATGCGAGCATTGATAACACATTTTCAGTTAGCTCTGTTGCTTGCCAATTTTGTTGTGACCACTTCATTTATTCAATTCCCAATAACTCAGGTCGTGCCGGCTGGAAGTAATGGTTGGTTCGTTTTTTTTCTCATCGTCCCTTTTCCGGTACTGCTTATCCTTTTGGGACTGAAGGGTTACCAAAAACTGCCCACTTGGAATCTGTTTTCTGACCAAAGAAAAAAGCACCCGGCAGCAGAAAAGGGAATGGCGATGCTTTTTATTTTTTTTATTACATTACTGCTTTTGAACGATGTTCAATCGTTTATTAGTGCCATACAGCTCGCACTGCTGCCAATGACATCTACAATTATGACCACGATAATCATCATGTTATTAGTAAGCTATGTCGCTAAGAAAGGCATCGGGACAATTGCTAATTTCAATGGTTTATTTTTTTTCCCCTTCGTCCTTGTGATGTCAATAAATCCAATCAATTTGTTGCCTAAAATCGATTTTTTAAATGTCGTGCCTATTTTAAATCCAAACACGTACTTCTCATTGATGCAGGCTGTATATAATGCTGTGCCTTGGGCTGGAGAAATCGTCATTTTATATTTCATATTAGGCCATATGCAGCCGTTAAAGTATCTTCGTTTAGCCGCAGTCACAGGGACGATAGGCGGCCTTGCATTTTTATACGTCATTATTTTTTTGGAAATCGGCGTATTTGGAAGTGATTTATTGAGTACTCAGGTTCATCCTACGTTGTCGTTAATTAGAGAACTGGCATTTACCGAGCAGTTTGACCGATTGGATTTAGTTCTTTTTTTATTTTGGATTCCTACCGTGTTTGCGAAGCTTTCCTTGGAGGTGTACGTGTTATTTCGAAGCATTCAAATTGTTTTTGGGATCCCCAATAACAATCTCATTTATTTGATAGGCGTCGTTTTTGGTCTGTTAAGAGCGTTTTTCTTTAGGGACAATATGAATCATTACCAATTCTTTTTAAAAGCGAACAGTTTGGGAGGAATAATGACGGGGGCAGTTGAACTGCTTATTGTGCTGGGAGTGATCATACTGTTACGTTTAAATAACCCGAAGGAAACGGAACAACCCTAA